The genomic interval TGAAGAGATAAGAAAGATAAAACCTGGTATAAAGGTGCTTTTTACAAGTGGCTATCCTTTAGATGTTATTCGTGAGAAAGGTATTTTAGAGACAGGAGTAAGCTTTATATCAAAGCCTGTTTTGCCTGATGACCTTTTAAGAAAGGTAAGAGAAGTGCTGGATAAGTAAGATGTGGAGGTGTTATGGACATTGTATTGAAGACCATAAAAGAGAGGCGCAGCATTAGGAATTTTAAGAAAAAGGATATCCCTGATGAAATAATCAAAAAGTTAGTAGATGCACTTATATGGGCGCCAAGCGCTGGAAACCTTCAGTCAAGAAAATTTTATTTTGTTAGAGATGAAAAGATAAGACATGATATTGCTGCTGCTGCATTGAACCAGAATTTTATTGCAGAAGCACCACTTGTGGTTGTTGGATACACTGACAGAAAGATCGAAAACCGCTATGGAGATAGGGGTGTTCATCTTTATTCAATCCAAGATGTTGCATGCAGTATTATGAATATGATGCTTACTGCATGTGAAAATGGGCTTGGCAGTGTATGGGTTGGTGCATTCAGAGAAAGCGATGTGTTTGAGATACTCGATATGCCGAATAATTTAAGGCCTGTTGTAATCGTTCCTATAGGTTATCCTTCGAAGATACCATCTGCACCGTTAAGGGTTTCTGCAAAAGAGGCAGTGGAATTCAGATAATGGAGATGAATTTTTTAATGCATTCCTCCATATCCTCTGGTAGAGGGCTTGAAAACTCAATGTATTTCTTGGTTTTAGGATGAATGAATCCCAAAGTCTCTGCATGCAGCATCTGTCTGGGAAAGACAATCTTTTTTTTCTTTCCCTCATACTTAACTTCAATCTCAACCTTTTTGCCATATGTTTTATCCCCAAGCACAGGATGACCAATTGCAGAAAAATGCACCCTTATCTGGTGTGTTCTTCCTGTGCCTAATTTTGCCTCAATGAGTGTTGCACTACCGAATCTCTTTATTACTTTCCATCTGGTAACTGCCTCTTTGCCTCTTTTTGTCCGTGTGGACATCTTTTTCCTGTCAGAGACGGCTCGTCCTATCTTCATTTCAATTTCCCCTGAATCCTCTTTGATATTGCCATAAACGAGAGCTATATATTTTCTGTTGATTGTCCTTTTTTTGAATTGCTCCACAAGGTCATAATATGCCTTATCATCGAGTGCAACAACCATGACCCCTGATGTGTCTTTATCAAGCCTGTGAACTACTCCGGGGCGCAAAGGACCGCCGACAGTTGCAAGTTTTTTGCAATGGTATGCGAGTGCATTGAGTAAAGTGCCTCTGTTGTGTCCTGCTGAAGGATATACAACCATGTCTGCTGGTTTATCAACTACAACTATCTGTTCATCCATGTAGAATATTTTTATCGGGAGTGCCTCTGGTATGAGTATTTCCTTTTCTTCCTCATGTTTGTGGATTGTAATGGTATCACCTATTTTAAGTCTGTAGTGTTGATTTTCTATTTTTCCGTTTACAAGAATAAAACCTGTTTTTATGAGCTTTTGAACCTGTGAACGTGTAATCCCTGTTTTTTCCGAGACAAATATATCGAGCCTTTTGGGAATGTCTGAGTGTAAGACACTAATAGAGAGCATCTGTCTTTTGTCCTCTGCCATCTGTCCTCTGTATCAAATTATATCAAACTGTGATAGAATAATCTTCAAAACATACGGTAGAGGAGGTGTTGTTGTATGAGTGACAAAATTAAGGCGTTAGATGCACAGGTGAGGAGTCTTGAAGAGGAACTAAAAACTCTAAAAACATTGATTAAACATATTGAAAAGAGAAAAAAAGGAGTAAAGACATTTACATCCTTAAAAGGCATTTGGAAAGATAAGGTTCATTTTACGATAGACGAAATTAAAGATGCAGAAATAAAACTCAAGGGATTTTGATGGTATATGTAGTTGATACTCATGCTATAGTCTGGTTTTTTGAGGATAGCAGCGAACTTGGCAAAAATGCTCTCAATGCTCTTGCCTCTAAAAATTCAAGGCTTATTATTCCTACCATTGTTCTTGCCGAGATATTTTATCTTTCACAACGAAGAAGAGCTTGTCAAGTTTTTAGTTGAAATTTTCTGAATGGCTCTCATTAATTTTTCTCCTATGCTGCTACTTTTACAGTTTCACCTGTTTCCTCTAATGCCTCAATATTCCTGATGACATCAGGAATTGAGGTATACCCATTAACCCTTTTGAATCTCTTTTCGCAATACAGTAATACAGAGGCAAGCCATCTCTGTTTCATCCTGCTATTACGATACCTCTTAATATTACCCTCTGCATCCCTTACCATTGAAAACATGCTCTCTATTGGATTCGTTGAGCATAGCGTCTTCCTTAGTAATTCAGGGACTTTCAGCCGATGCAGCGTAAGTATTTCCTCTATCGCCTCTAAAAGTGAATCTGCTGCTGATTCATTGATTCCCCTGAGCCATTTCTCCATTTCAAGTAGCATCTCTTTTGCATCTTCATAGCTTTTCTGTTCCAATGCTGTTTTAAACCTCCGATGTGCCTCTTTTCTATATCTCTTGGCAAGATGCTTCTGTATGTTCTTGTCTTTATGTATGGTGCAACGCTGATGTAGAAGTTTCTTGCCAAACTTGTCCCTTAATGCCTTGATTATTCCCTTGCCCCCATCTGTTACCCAAATTGTTCTCTTTGTTAGTTTTAATCCCCTCCTTTCTATGTCCGCAAGCAGTTCTTCGCATAGTTCATGGTTCTCTGTCGCCCCCTGCCAGAATCCCAATGGCATCTTCTTACCCTCTGTGTCTATTCCTAATGCAATTATAAATGCCTCACCTGCTCGATGTATTGTGTCAAGATATATGGCAAAGGCTCTAAAATCAGACAACGACCTCTCCTTGAATTCTTTGAGTTGTTTCCCTGTTGCCTCTATAATATGCCTCGATACTGAACTCGGTGATACTCCAAATGCCTGCGCTGCCTCTATTACTGTCTCAGCATACTTCTGACACGATATGCCCCTTAATACCCTTCACAACCCCATGTTCCTGTGTTATAAATTGCTCATGAATACAGGGGTAATCTTAGGAAGGGATAGTTCTGGCAGGATAACAGCCGCCTTTTCTTACAAGGCTGAATATGTTGAGAAGGTTAAAACCATTCCCGGTCACAGATGGCATCCGAAGGAAAAATACTGGAGCTTTCCTGACACTGATGGCACATTTGAAAAGATTCTAAAGGACCTTGAAGGTGAAGAAATCCATATAGACCCTGCCCTGCAATCCGAACTGCCCGCTGAAGATTTAAAACGTGAACTCCTCTCAAGAAAATACAGCTACAGAACCGTCAAAGGTTATTTATATTACAACAGGGACTTCCTCTGCTTTGTTAAAAAGCAGCCCTCTGAAGTCAACGATAGCGATATCAAAGATTATCTTGTCCATCTTGCAGAAGAAAAACAATCTGCTACTTTCACATTAAATCAGGCGATAAATGTCTTAAAATTCTACTATGGCTCAATGTTGAAAAAGAAGTTTGTCTATGAAGTCAAAAGACCCCGAAAAGATAAAAAATTATCCATTGTTTTAAGTAAGGAGGAAGTTGCAAAAATCCTTAATTCAGTGGATAATATCAAACACAAAGCCATCTTAATGCTCGTATATTCAGCAGGCTTAAGGGTAGGAGAGGTTATAAAATTAAAACCAGAAGATATAGACAGCAAAAGGATGCTTATTCATATCAAAGGTTCTAAAGGCAGGAAGGATAGATACACTTTGCTTTCTGAGATGGCTTTAGAAATACTAAGAAAATACTGGAGAGATTATAAGCCTGAAAAGTGGCTCTTTGAAGGTGCAAGGAAAGACAGATACATAACAACGAGGACTGTAGATAAAATTATGGAACATGCCTGTGAAAAAGCAGGGATTAAAAAGGATGTTTCAGTGCATACTTTAAGACACAGCTTTGCCACCCATCTATTGGAGGGAGGAACTGATCTCAGATATATTCAAGAATTACTTGGCCATGCGAGTTCTAAGACAACAGAAATATATACTCATGTCAGCACACAAAGCTTGGGAAAAATAAAGGGTCCTTTGGACGGATTAAATTTAAAAAAGGGAGGTAATGACTGACAATATTTGTCAAAGTTAAGGTTATCTGGTAATTCAGCCAGAGTTGGTATATCCGAAATACTTCGGATAGCACCCCGATATGGGGGTATATCCGAACCTGTTTCGGATACAAACAAGTTAGCGGAAATTGCAAGAGCAAAATATAAATTATAAACGTAAAAGGAGGATATTATGGCAATTTGGAAAACACATAGAGTATCTGATGTGGTTACAGAAATTGACGAAGAAAAATTTGTTCTTCCTGTTATTCAACGATCACTGGTTTGGGAAGAAGACAAAATGGAACTTCTTTTTGATACTTTACTTAAAGGAGACAGCTTTGGTGGTATTATGGTTATTGAAGAAGAAAAAGATACCAAGCCATTATTTAATTACAGACCATTTACAAGGGACGGTAATTTTATTCCTTCGCGAGAAGTTGAAAAACTAAAGCATCTACAATATTTTGTAATTGATGGACAACAACGCTTACAAACATTTTACATTGGATTAAAAGGAAGCATTAACGGCAAGGTTTTATACTTTGATTTGTTTAGTGACTATAATATTGAGTATGAATTTAAGTTTGAAAAAGACGAGAATAATTTACCTAAAATTTCAAAGGAAAACAATGATAGAAAAATAAAAGAGCATTTTTGGTATCCAGTTAAAGTATTATTTAAAAGATTAAAAGATACCAATGATGAAGATCAGGTTGCTGATGAAATAATTAGGAAAAACAACATAAAAGACGGAGACAGGAAAACACAAATAATAAAAAATATAAAAGCATTTTATAAAAATGTTATAACCGCTGAGACTATTGGTATATCAAAAGTGGTAATTAATAAAAGTTTACCTGCACTTGAAAATCGTCAAAGAATAGTTGAGCTATTCAGGCGGTTAAACGATGGTGGAACAAAACTATCTCCTTTTGACCTCGTTGCCTCAATTCTTAAGGGATTTTCTTGGGAAATGGAAGGGTTCCTCAATGAAATGCTTGATGAATATGAAGACATTGGACTTTCACAAGACAATTTAATAAAGTTGATTTTTTTACTTCAAGACAACCATGCCAAAGAAATGGCTTCTATCGAAGCGTCTGATGCAGAGTTTGCTATTCAAAATAGAGATAGAATTAAAGCTACTCTTAAAGCATTAAAAGATTTCTTAGAATTTTCTAAAACATATGATTATTACAAAGAAGGTAATCGTTCATTTATACCGCTATTCTTCATTTCATATCATTTGTTCCATAAGAGAATTGATATTGATGCACTTTTGAATTATTTCAACAATTACGAAACAGGCAATCCTGATTATCCATTAATAAAAAAATGGTTATACCATTCCTTAATAAATGGTGTTTTTAGAAGCAAAGGAGTAGGATGGATTCCTTATAAAACTGGAGTAAGGAAACTTTTAGAAGTAATAAAAAACTTTAAAAACAAAAAATTCCCAACAAATAAATTATTTAAAGTTTATGTTGAGCACCCGATTTCTTTCACGACAGAATATTCCAGTACCAATTTAGAGCAACTTGATAGTTCATTCATTTTTTATTTAATATACGATAGAAAAAGAACAATAAGAACTAATGATATTGACCATATAATGCCTAAAAGTATTCTTGAAGAAAAAGATTTTGATTGGAACCTAATAAATAGTATTGCAAACTTTCAGCTTCTTGATTACGAAACAAATCGTGGAGCAAAGAATGGTAAGTCATTTAGAGAATGGATTAACGAAGATGTACAAGATAAGTCTAATTATGTAAAAATACATTTAATTCCTTCAGATGAAACACTATGGGATGAAGCCAAGTTTAAAGAATTCATTGAAGAGAGGTCGAAACTAATTATTGAAAAAATAAACGAATATGTTAAGTAATTTGCCCTTGCAACGATCCGCTAACAGCGGCTATACGCCATTAAAACGGCGCATAGCCGCTGTTAGCGGAAATTGTGGGTAAAAGAAAGGAAGAGAAAAAATATTTAAAAGCAAACTTATTTTAGCTTTTTCTTTAGTGGTTTTAGCTTTGTTGTCTGGTTGTATGACTGCTGCCCAGCATCAACAAAGTTTGCCCTCAACCAAAGAACGAGAGATGACAGTGGGCATTGTTCAAAAAGAAATACGTGTTAGAATGTAGCAGGCTGATGTAGCTGTCGCTTTAGGTTCTCCAAACATTGTTACAAGGGATAGCGAGGGCAAGGAAACATGGATTTACGATAAGATTGCAACAGAAGCATCATATTCCAGAGACAGCGGTGGCATAGGAGGTGGAGCAGGGGCAGGCGGGGTAGCTGGCACAACTCTTATTTTGGGTTTGCTTGGCAGTAGTTATTCAAAAGAGGCAGGGGCAGTCAGTACGACCCAAAAAACACTTACGGTAATTATAAAATTCGATAAAGATAGTAAAGTAGAATCATTCTCATATCATGCGAGCAAATTTTAGGGATGAAGATATGAAGAAGATTTGGATATTGTGATTTATATTGAGCATCTTTGCTTTTGGGTGTGCCACAACTGGAGTTACACCTGAAAAAACTCAACTTCAAATTCGTGAATTTCAGACGCGTATCTACGACACAAATGATGTTAAAATGGTTATGAAGGCAATGCTTAATGTTCTTCAAGATGATGGTTTTATTGTTAAAAAATGCAGTAATGGACTTAGGCCTTTTGTCTGCGGAAAAGACAGTTGATATAGAAAGCAAAGGAGAGGCTTTCTTAGCAGCTTTTTTCTTAGGAGCACAAGCTACATGGAAAAAAGCATCTGTTATAGAATGTACAGCAAATGTAAGTGAGTATGGAAATCAATCTCGTGTTCGTGTTAATTTTCAAGTAAAAGTTTTGGATAATAAGGGTGGCATTAGAGAAGTTAAGCAAATCGAGGAAGAAAAATATTATCAAGATTTTTTCTTAAAGGTTGACAAAGGGATTTTTATCCAAAAGGAAAAGTTATAATAATAAATGAGGAGGTGCAAGAGATGTTTATACGAACCTTTACAGCCGTTCTTCATAAAGAAGATGACCTTTATGTTGCTGAATGTCCAGAAGTAGGGACTATAAGTCAAGGGTATACAATTGAAGAAGCCATTGCAAACCTAAAGGAAGCTACTGAATTATATCTTGAAGAGTTTTCGTTAGAAGAAATTTCAAAACCACTGATGACTACATTTGAGGCAGTCGTTAATGCCTAAGTTGAGAAGAATCTCCGGAGAAGAAGCAATACGAAGATTGGAAAAACTTGACTTTCAACGAGTTCGTCAGCGTGGTAGTCATGTTGTTTTGAAAAAGCAAACA from Dissulfurispira thermophila carries:
- a CDS encoding nitroreductase family protein, with the protein product MDIVLKTIKERRSIRNFKKKDIPDEIIKKLVDALIWAPSAGNLQSRKFYFVRDEKIRHDIAAAALNQNFIAEAPLVVVGYTDRKIENRYGDRGVHLYSIQDVACSIMNMMLTACENGLGSVWVGAFRESDVFEILDMPNNLRPVVIVPIGYPSKIPSAPLRVSAKEAVEFR
- a CDS encoding RluA family pseudouridine synthase, encoding MAEDKRQMLSISVLHSDIPKRLDIFVSEKTGITRSQVQKLIKTGFILVNGKIENQHYRLKIGDTITIHKHEEEKEILIPEALPIKIFYMDEQIVVVDKPADMVVYPSAGHNRGTLLNALAYHCKKLATVGGPLRPGVVHRLDKDTSGVMVVALDDKAYYDLVEQFKKRTINRKYIALVYGNIKEDSGEIEMKIGRAVSDRKKMSTRTKRGKEAVTRWKVIKRFGSATLIEAKLGTGRTHQIRVHFSAIGHPVLGDKTYGKKVEIEVKYEGKKKKIVFPRQMLHAETLGFIHPKTKKYIEFSSPLPEDMEECIKKFISII
- a CDS encoding PIN domain-containing protein codes for the protein MVYVVDTHAIVWFFEDSSELGKNALNALASKNSRLIIPTIVLAEIFYLSQRRRACQVFS
- the xerA gene encoding site-specific tyrosine recombinase/integron integrase; the encoded protein is MNTGVILGRDSSGRITAAFSYKAEYVEKVKTIPGHRWHPKEKYWSFPDTDGTFEKILKDLEGEEIHIDPALQSELPAEDLKRELLSRKYSYRTVKGYLYYNRDFLCFVKKQPSEVNDSDIKDYLVHLAEEKQSATFTLNQAINVLKFYYGSMLKKKFVYEVKRPRKDKKLSIVLSKEEVAKILNSVDNIKHKAILMLVYSAGLRVGEVIKLKPEDIDSKRMLIHIKGSKGRKDRYTLLSEMALEILRKYWRDYKPEKWLFEGARKDRYITTRTVDKIMEHACEKAGIKKDVSVHTLRHSFATHLLEGGTDLRYIQELLGHASSKTTEIYTHVSTQSLGKIKGPLDGLNLKKGGND
- a CDS encoding DUF262 domain-containing protein, which codes for MAIWKTHRVSDVVTEIDEEKFVLPVIQRSLVWEEDKMELLFDTLLKGDSFGGIMVIEEEKDTKPLFNYRPFTRDGNFIPSREVEKLKHLQYFVIDGQQRLQTFYIGLKGSINGKVLYFDLFSDYNIEYEFKFEKDENNLPKISKENNDRKIKEHFWYPVKVLFKRLKDTNDEDQVADEIIRKNNIKDGDRKTQIIKNIKAFYKNVITAETIGISKVVINKSLPALENRQRIVELFRRLNDGGTKLSPFDLVASILKGFSWEMEGFLNEMLDEYEDIGLSQDNLIKLIFLLQDNHAKEMASIEASDAEFAIQNRDRIKATLKALKDFLEFSKTYDYYKEGNRSFIPLFFISYHLFHKRIDIDALLNYFNNYETGNPDYPLIKKWLYHSLINGVFRSKGVGWIPYKTGVRKLLEVIKNFKNKKFPTNKLFKVYVEHPISFTTEYSSTNLEQLDSSFIFYLIYDRKRTIRTNDIDHIMPKSILEEKDFDWNLINSIANFQLLDYETNRGAKNGKSFREWINEDVQDKSNYVKIHLIPSDETLWDEAKFKEFIEERSKLIIEKINEYVK
- a CDS encoding type II toxin-antitoxin system HicB family antitoxin is translated as MFIRTFTAVLHKEDDLYVAECPEVGTISQGYTIEEAIANLKEATELYLEEFSLEEISKPLMTTFEAVVNA